The Kiritimatiellia bacterium genome includes a window with the following:
- a CDS encoding phosphomannomutase/phosphoglucomutase, whose translation MASIFKAYDIRGIYGETLTDEIARKIGRAFVTFLRCKTVIVGRDMRPHSEPLFRALAEGLMEQGADVIDLGLVSTPMSYYANGKLGADASIMITASHNPGEWNGFKLCREKAIPISGATGIKELEKIVASGQFPAPSRRGSLSTYDIIPAYVERIRSFANFKRPLRVAIDYANGMGILEGRVLQGLPNLSIDPLFDTLDGTFPNHEANPLHEETWEPLRHKIQTSRYDVALYFDGDADRVGFMDETGRVVSSDMITALIAQEMLRNAPGSPIFYDLRSSWAVKEVIQEHGGRPMMSRVGHAFIKQQMREVDAVFAGELSGHYYFKENFYTESSALAAIYVCNLISHSDRPLSELIRPIRRYYASGEINSKVSDTQAVLTRLREKYGAHGRVIELDGLSVEFDTWWFNVRASNTEPLVRLNLEAKTPDEMQRRRDEVLAIIRA comes from the coding sequence ATGGCAAGCATTTTCAAAGCCTACGACATTCGCGGCATCTATGGGGAAACTCTGACCGATGAAATCGCGAGAAAGATCGGCCGGGCATTTGTAACCTTCCTGCGTTGCAAAACGGTGATCGTCGGGCGCGACATGCGGCCGCATTCGGAACCGCTGTTCCGCGCGCTGGCTGAGGGGTTGATGGAGCAGGGTGCGGATGTCATCGACCTCGGACTCGTCTCGACCCCGATGTCTTATTATGCCAATGGGAAGCTCGGAGCGGATGCGAGCATCATGATCACGGCCTCGCACAATCCTGGCGAGTGGAACGGCTTCAAGCTTTGCCGCGAAAAGGCGATTCCGATCAGCGGCGCGACGGGCATCAAGGAACTCGAAAAAATCGTCGCCTCGGGCCAGTTTCCGGCGCCTTCCCGCCGCGGCTCGCTCAGCACCTATGACATCATCCCGGCTTACGTCGAGCGCATCCGTTCCTTTGCTAATTTCAAGCGCCCGCTCCGCGTTGCAATCGATTACGCGAACGGCATGGGCATCCTCGAAGGCCGCGTGTTGCAGGGCCTGCCCAACCTCTCGATCGACCCGTTGTTTGACACACTGGACGGCACCTTCCCCAACCACGAGGCCAACCCGCTCCACGAGGAAACGTGGGAACCCTTGCGCCACAAGATTCAAACATCCCGCTATGACGTCGCCTTGTATTTTGACGGAGATGCCGATCGGGTCGGCTTCATGGACGAGACGGGCCGGGTCGTGTCCAGCGACATGATTACGGCGCTCATCGCGCAGGAGATGCTCCGGAATGCGCCAGGTTCTCCGATCTTTTACGACCTTCGCTCTAGTTGGGCGGTCAAAGAAGTGATCCAGGAACACGGTGGTCGCCCCATGATGTCTCGCGTAGGGCATGCATTTATCAAACAGCAGATGCGCGAGGTCGATGCCGTCTTTGCGGGGGAACTGTCGGGGCACTATTACTTCAAGGAAAACTTTTACACCGAGAGCTCGGCGCTGGCGGCGATCTACGTTTGCAACCTGATCTCCCACTCGGACCGGCCCCTCTCCGAACTGATCCGGCCGATTCGGCGGTATTATGCCAGCGGCGAAATCAATTCGAAAGTGAGCGACACGCAGGCCGTGCTGACTCGCCTCCGTGAAAAATACGGCGCGCACGGGCGCGTGATCGAACTGGACGGGCTTTCCGTCGAGTTCGACACGTGGTGGTTCAATGTTCGAGCATCAAACACGGAGCCTCTGGTGCGCCTGAATCTCGAGGCGAAGACACCGGACGAGATGCAACGGCGGAGGGACGAGGTCCTCGCGATCATCCGCGCCTGA
- a CDS encoding CYTH domain-containing protein, with protein sequence MKQEIERKFLVRSPSWRAAAISAVRILQGYLCGDPDRTVRVRMAGASAWITIKGRSHGAARAEFEYPIPVEEARFLLEHICLPGRIEKTRHVVPCGGLLFEVDEFHGENVGLILAEVELPATETEIERPEWLGEEVTGDERFYNAYLARHPYSTWK encoded by the coding sequence ATGAAACAAGAAATCGAGCGAAAATTCCTCGTCCGCAGCCCGTCGTGGCGGGCCGCCGCGATTTCCGCCGTCCGGATCCTCCAAGGGTATTTGTGCGGCGATCCGGATCGCACGGTCCGCGTTCGGATGGCGGGAGCCTCGGCATGGATCACGATCAAGGGACGCAGCCACGGCGCGGCGCGCGCGGAGTTCGAATATCCGATCCCTGTCGAGGAGGCCCGCTTCTTGCTCGAGCATATCTGTTTGCCCGGCCGGATTGAAAAGACTCGCCATGTCGTTCCCTGCGGCGGGCTCCTGTTCGAGGTCGATGAATTCCACGGCGAGAATGTCGGTCTGATCCTCGCCGAAGTGGAACTGCCGGCAACGGAAACGGAGATCGAGCGGCCAGAGTGGCTGGGCGAGGAGGTGACCGGCGACGAACGATTTTATAACGCCTACCTCGCGCGCCATCCCTACTCGACCTGGAAATAG
- the hisB gene encoding imidazoleglycerol-phosphate dehydratase HisB has product MKKRTAQIARKTRETDILVELDLDGEGRAKNQTGIPFLDHMLDLLAKHSLIDLRIEAKGDLEVDYHHTVEDVGLALGEALDRALGDRAGINRYGWSLVPMDESLCQVAIDLGGRPYLVYSLATKKRKIRDFDVDLMEEFFRAFATQGRMNLHIAQLYGQEPHHALESVFKGVARALLQAVTLNPRVKGVPSSKGRL; this is encoded by the coding sequence ATGAAAAAACGCACGGCGCAAATCGCGCGCAAGACCCGGGAGACTGACATCCTCGTCGAGCTGGATTTGGACGGCGAGGGGCGCGCCAAGAACCAAACAGGCATTCCGTTCCTCGACCACATGCTGGACCTGCTGGCCAAGCATTCGTTGATCGACCTCCGCATCGAGGCGAAAGGCGACCTGGAGGTGGATTACCACCACACGGTCGAGGACGTCGGCCTTGCGCTTGGAGAGGCGCTCGACCGGGCTTTAGGCGATCGAGCCGGCATCAACCGCTACGGATGGAGTCTTGTGCCGATGGACGAATCGCTCTGCCAGGTCGCGATCGACCTCGGCGGACGGCCGTATCTGGTCTACTCGCTCGCCACGAAGAAGCGGAAAATTCGGGATTTTGACGTGGATCTAATGGAGGAATTTTTTCGGGCCTTTGCCACGCAGGGCCGGATGAACCTACATATTGCCCAGCTTTACGGTCAGGAGCCGCATCACGCGCTCGAGAGCGTCTTCAAAGGGGTGGCGAGAGCCCTCTTGCAGGCGGTGACCCTCAACCCACGTGTAAAAGGTGTTCCCTCGAGCAAGGGCCGGCTCTGA
- the hisH gene encoding imidazole glycerol phosphate synthase subunit HisH, with protein sequence MIGILDYEAGNLGSVTNAFRFLEIPARVVAEPSALRGISAMVLPGVGAFGDCLAKLRARGFEGPVRSWIMEGRPFLGICVGLQALYEGSEESPGVPGLGIFRGVVRRFPERPDLKVPQIGWNSVRQVKPDCPLFAGIPDESYFYFVHSYRAEAGGDEVAGVADYGGPFAAAVWRDNVLAIQFHPEKSQKVGLALLQNFADWAYERTAPR encoded by the coding sequence GTGATTGGCATTCTGGACTACGAGGCTGGAAACCTCGGCAGCGTGACAAACGCCTTTCGGTTTCTCGAAATTCCCGCACGGGTTGTGGCGGAGCCCTCAGCGCTGCGAGGTATTTCGGCAATGGTCCTGCCAGGTGTCGGCGCATTCGGCGACTGTCTCGCCAAACTGCGCGCGCGGGGATTCGAGGGGCCAGTTCGGTCCTGGATTATGGAGGGCCGGCCATTTCTCGGCATTTGCGTGGGGCTTCAAGCGCTCTACGAGGGCAGCGAGGAGTCCCCGGGCGTTCCTGGTTTGGGCATTTTCCGAGGCGTGGTGCGGCGTTTTCCGGAGCGGCCGGACCTCAAGGTGCCTCAGATCGGCTGGAACAGTGTTCGGCAGGTAAAGCCGGATTGCCCCTTGTTCGCAGGGATTCCCGACGAATCGTATTTCTATTTTGTCCACTCCTACCGCGCGGAGGCCGGCGGGGACGAAGTGGCGGGAGTTGCGGACTATGGCGGGCCCTTCGCGGCGGCCGTGTGGCGGGACAATGTCCTCGCGATCCAATTTCACCCCGAAAAAAGCCAGAAGGTCGGTCTCGCGCTGTTGCAAAATTTTGCGGACTGGGCCTATGAGAGGACGGCGCCTCGATGA
- the hisA gene encoding 1-(5-phosphoribosyl)-5-[(5-phosphoribosylamino)methylideneamino]imidazole-4-carboxamide isomerase, with product MNVFIIYPAIDIRAGHCVRLMQGRSDHATVYSNDPVGMAKHWESEGAKALHVVDLDGAFEGRSVQHEIIARIIRAVTIPVQVGGGLRTDEDVARLLDAGASRVVIGTRAWAAPDEVRKLIERYGKKIAIGIDARGGLVQIKGWTETTNVRAVELARRADELGAQTIITTDTAVDGTLRGTNTLAVDEICMAVKARVIASGGISSVADVLSLKALGRANLVGAIVGKALYEGRVTVAALNKAASTR from the coding sequence ATGAACGTATTCATCATTTATCCCGCGATTGACATTCGGGCAGGGCACTGCGTCCGGCTGATGCAGGGCCGCTCGGATCACGCGACGGTGTACAGCAACGACCCGGTCGGCATGGCGAAACATTGGGAGAGCGAAGGGGCCAAGGCGCTGCACGTGGTCGATCTGGATGGCGCGTTTGAGGGGCGCTCAGTCCAGCATGAGATCATTGCGCGGATTATCCGGGCGGTGACGATTCCGGTGCAGGTGGGCGGTGGGCTTCGGACCGATGAAGATGTCGCCCGGCTGCTCGACGCTGGCGCTTCCCGCGTAGTCATCGGGACCCGGGCTTGGGCCGCGCCGGACGAGGTGCGAAAACTGATCGAACGATATGGCAAAAAAATTGCCATCGGCATCGATGCCCGCGGCGGGCTGGTCCAGATCAAAGGATGGACGGAGACCACGAACGTCCGCGCCGTCGAGCTGGCCAGGCGGGCGGATGAACTGGGTGCTCAGACGATCATCACTACCGATACGGCGGTGGACGGCACGCTGCGGGGAACGAATACGCTGGCGGTGGATGAAATCTGCATGGCCGTAAAGGCGCGCGTCATTGCGTCCGGCGGCATCAGCTCCGTCGCGGATGTGTTGTCCCTCAAGGCACTGGGCCGCGCCAACCTTGTTGGCGCTATCGTTGGGAAGGCGCTTTACGAGGGCCGCGTGACGGTTGCAGCGCTCAATAAGGCGGCCTCGACCCGCTGA
- the sppA gene encoding signal peptide peptidase SppA, with the protein MNAHPPPLPHPPPTNRRSSRIGCWVAGILGLLLLVAGLIAILSLASALEQKIALRNPIHDRAVDEFPALKEIWSYGNGETKVARIAVEGLILREVEDGLFGPTLNMVDSVLAQIRAAKADPDVRAILLEVDSPGGGITASDEIYRALVDFRESGTNRVVVIFMRDLAASGGYYISMAGDWLIAQPTTVLGSIGVIMQTVNIKGLSEKLGIRDVTIKSGPNKDLLNPFEEVDPAQRRLVQEMIDDMFEHFLGIVAQNRSRIPADQLRTLADGRLFVAPRALELGLVDQIGYWEDVMAKTAELLGVPEIKVIRYEEPLHLWGWLMSVRKPIHPTAWIRELMASPKFLYLWAP; encoded by the coding sequence ATGAACGCGCACCCCCCTCCCCTGCCACATCCGCCCCCGACGAATCGCAGGTCATCTCGAATCGGTTGTTGGGTCGCCGGAATCCTGGGGCTGCTGCTGCTCGTGGCGGGCTTGATTGCCATTTTGAGTTTGGCCTCCGCACTGGAGCAGAAGATTGCACTGCGCAATCCCATCCACGACCGGGCGGTGGACGAATTCCCCGCTCTGAAGGAGATCTGGTCCTACGGCAATGGCGAGACAAAGGTCGCACGCATCGCGGTCGAGGGGCTGATCCTCCGCGAAGTGGAAGACGGGTTGTTCGGACCGACGTTGAATATGGTCGACTCGGTCCTCGCGCAAATTCGCGCAGCCAAGGCGGATCCGGATGTTAGAGCGATCCTCCTCGAGGTGGACTCCCCTGGAGGCGGCATCACCGCGAGCGACGAAATCTACCGAGCCCTGGTGGATTTCCGCGAAAGCGGAACAAATCGTGTTGTTGTGATCTTCATGCGCGACCTGGCCGCATCGGGCGGCTACTACATTTCCATGGCCGGCGACTGGCTCATCGCACAGCCGACCACTGTCCTCGGATCCATCGGCGTGATCATGCAGACCGTCAACATCAAGGGCTTGAGTGAAAAACTCGGAATCCGGGACGTGACCATCAAATCCGGGCCCAACAAGGACCTGCTCAATCCGTTCGAGGAGGTCGACCCGGCCCAGCGTCGGCTGGTTCAGGAAATGATCGATGACATGTTCGAACACTTTCTCGGGATCGTCGCGCAAAATCGGTCCCGAATCCCCGCCGACCAGCTCCGAACTCTAGCGGATGGCCGTCTATTTGTGGCGCCCCGCGCACTCGAGCTGGGCTTGGTGGACCAGATCGGATACTGGGAAGACGTGATGGCTAAAACCGCCGAACTGCTTGGCGTGCCCGAAATCAAGGTCATCCGGTATGAGGAGCCTCTTCACCTGTGGGGCTGGCTGATGAGCGTCCGCAAACCGATCCATCCAACGGCATGGATTCGGGAGCTGATGGCAAGTCCGAAATTCCTTTACCTCTGGGCGCCCTGA
- the trpS gene encoding tryptophan--tRNA ligase — translation MRILSGIQPSGRLHLGNYFGMMRPAIELQSQGEAFYFIANYHALTTVNNATALRQGTMDVALDFLACGLDPERATFYRQSDVPEVTELAWLLSVVTPMGLLERCHSYKDKIAKGISPSHGLFAYPVLMAADILSVQADIVPVGRDQKQHVEVTRDIAIKFNNVFGDVFRIPDAQIREEVAVVPGIDGQKMSKSYGNTIDIFGDPKEVRARIMRIVTDSKTVADPKDPETCNVFALFKLFATPDERETMADRYRAGGLGYGEVKKALVEKFEAHFAPLRARRAELAANLDYVEQVLRRGAERARAEARATLAKARAAAGLD, via the coding sequence ATGCGCATATTGTCCGGCATACAACCTTCCGGCCGGCTTCATCTCGGCAACTATTTCGGGATGATGCGGCCGGCGATCGAACTGCAGTCGCAGGGGGAGGCGTTTTATTTCATCGCCAATTACCACGCGCTGACGACGGTGAACAACGCCACGGCACTGCGGCAGGGTACGATGGACGTCGCGCTCGATTTTCTGGCCTGCGGCCTGGATCCCGAGCGGGCCACTTTCTATCGGCAGAGCGATGTCCCGGAGGTTACGGAGCTGGCATGGCTGTTGTCGGTGGTCACGCCGATGGGCCTGCTAGAGCGTTGCCATTCCTACAAGGACAAAATCGCCAAAGGGATTTCGCCCTCTCACGGATTGTTTGCCTATCCCGTCCTCATGGCTGCCGACATTTTGAGCGTGCAGGCGGATATTGTGCCGGTCGGTCGCGACCAGAAACAGCACGTCGAGGTGACCCGGGACATTGCGATAAAATTTAATAATGTCTTCGGGGATGTTTTCCGTATTCCGGATGCGCAGATCCGCGAGGAAGTGGCAGTGGTGCCCGGGATTGATGGGCAAAAAATGTCGAAATCCTATGGGAATACCATCGATATTTTCGGTGACCCTAAGGAGGTTCGAGCCCGCATCATGCGGATCGTGACCGACAGCAAGACCGTGGCGGATCCCAAGGATCCGGAGACCTGCAACGTATTCGCGCTCTTTAAGCTATTTGCCACGCCGGATGAGCGCGAAACGATGGCAGACCGATATCGCGCGGGCGGCCTGGGCTATGGCGAGGTCAAGAAGGCGCTTGTCGAGAAGTTTGAGGCGCACTTCGCGCCGCTGCGAGCCCGTCGAGCGGAGCTGGCGGCCAATTTGGATTATGTGGAGCAGGTGCTGCGTCGAGGCGCGGAACGCGCGCGCGCGGAAGCCCGGGCGACCCTCGCGAAGGCGCGCGCGGCGGCGGGACTTGATTAG
- a CDS encoding segregation/condensation protein A — MTTREEYHVRLDVFEGPLDLLLYLIKRDELDIYNIPIEHITRQYMQYLEAMQMLDLNIAGEFLVMAATLMLIKSRMLLPVEERPELEADEEDPRWDLVRQLLEYKKFKDAALHLEKLALQREDVFAREGEHVELGPAPDVALRDVSIFDLISAFTEALKKAPNENVAEIFQEQYTVAEKIDELSRLMKERPSLQLGELLGRMRSRYEMICTFLAVLELIRLKVIRARQEHAFGEIELVAADAA; from the coding sequence ATGACCACCCGCGAGGAATACCACGTCCGGCTCGACGTCTTTGAAGGGCCGCTGGACCTGCTGCTCTACCTGATCAAGCGGGATGAGCTCGACATTTACAACATTCCGATCGAGCACATTACCCGCCAGTACATGCAATATCTTGAGGCGATGCAGATGCTCGACCTCAACATCGCGGGAGAGTTCCTCGTCATGGCCGCGACACTGATGCTGATCAAAAGCCGGATGCTGCTGCCCGTCGAGGAGCGTCCCGAACTCGAGGCGGATGAAGAAGACCCGCGGTGGGACTTGGTGCGGCAGCTTCTTGAGTACAAAAAATTCAAGGACGCTGCGCTCCATCTTGAGAAACTGGCGCTGCAGCGCGAGGATGTGTTCGCGCGGGAGGGGGAGCATGTCGAGCTCGGTCCGGCGCCGGACGTCGCGCTGCGGGATGTCAGCATTTTTGACCTGATCAGCGCATTCACGGAGGCGCTGAAAAAAGCCCCCAATGAAAACGTCGCGGAAATTTTCCAGGAGCAGTATACCGTAGCCGAAAAAATCGATGAGCTGAGCCGGTTGATGAAAGAGCGTCCTTCCCTCCAGCTCGGCGAATTGCTAGGGCGGATGCGGAGCCGGTATGAGATGATCTGCACGTTCCTGGCGGTTTTGGAGCTGATCCGCCTCAAGGTGATCCGCGCCCGCCAGGAACACGCCTTTGGCGAGATCGAACTGGTCGCGGCGGATGCAGCATGA
- the scpB gene encoding SMC-Scp complex subunit ScpB: MTGATVLPELRQIIGALLFAAKGPIGAGEIRRCLRQVAEERGGSYRDFAELSEEDILRVIMEVREQLREARLGIVINEIASGFRMENDPACGPWLRAQLQKGRPNRLSRPALETLAVIAYRQPCTRAEIEAVRGVAVDAILRNLMDMQLVRITGRSELPGRPWLFGTTQKFLEYFGLKDIRDLPGIDELRRMEAEQKARDAIEGPEQAASAGESPELELEPSVAGASNTAADAPEISVDTMGSSSGHHTDPADLSYGGDSAGGSGSTGIEKEETDSPR; encoded by the coding sequence GTGACGGGCGCAACCGTGTTGCCAGAACTTCGACAGATTATCGGCGCGCTCCTCTTCGCGGCGAAAGGACCGATAGGAGCCGGTGAGATTCGCCGCTGCCTTCGTCAGGTCGCGGAAGAGCGAGGAGGGAGTTACCGGGATTTTGCCGAACTTTCAGAGGAGGACATCCTTCGGGTCATTATGGAGGTTCGCGAGCAGCTTCGCGAAGCGCGGCTCGGGATCGTCATCAACGAGATCGCCTCCGGCTTTCGGATGGAGAATGATCCGGCATGCGGCCCTTGGCTGCGCGCGCAGTTGCAAAAGGGCCGGCCGAACCGCCTTAGCCGTCCGGCGCTGGAAACACTGGCCGTTATCGCCTATCGCCAGCCGTGCACGCGGGCGGAGATTGAAGCGGTGCGGGGCGTCGCAGTGGACGCGATTCTTCGAAACCTGATGGACATGCAACTTGTCAGGATTACCGGCCGCAGCGAATTGCCGGGCCGACCCTGGCTTTTTGGGACGACTCAGAAATTCCTGGAGTACTTCGGGCTCAAGGACATCCGGGATCTGCCCGGGATTGATGAATTGCGGCGGATGGAGGCTGAACAAAAGGCCCGCGACGCCATTGAAGGGCCGGAGCAAGCGGCATCAGCCGGTGAATCGCCCGAGCTTGAATTGGAGCCGTCGGTAGCTGGCGCCTCAAACACGGCAGCCGATGCCCCTGAAATCTCCGTCGATACGATGGGCAGCAGCTCGGGGCACCATACGGACCCCGCAGACCTCAGCTATGGCGGTGACTCTGCCGGCGGCAGCGGTTCTACAGGGATCGAAAAGGAGGAAACCGATTCACCGCGATGA
- the pheA gene encoding chorismate mutase, translating to MKRRPVRKSAHKSSAGGGSATSDSRMEALRRRIDALDAEIVALLNERCRVARQIGEIKRANGGALYVPEREQAVLARIRELNRGPMDDRALEAIYREIMSAALAVEGPLKIGVAGAPGSPAAEAARNHFGASAKLCYVDQPSKAVEGIRRRRWDALCMTEPDLPAACADLQAGRLRVCARVGKGICILVRNDAPQLGAERGPISGRGSADKGTT from the coding sequence ATGAAGCGGCGACCGGTCAGAAAGTCGGCCCACAAGTCCTCCGCCGGCGGCGGCTCGGCGACCAGTGACAGCCGCATGGAGGCGTTGCGCCGGCGGATCGACGCCCTCGATGCTGAGATTGTCGCTTTACTCAACGAGCGGTGTAGGGTCGCCCGACAGATCGGCGAGATCAAGCGGGCCAACGGTGGGGCCCTTTATGTGCCGGAGCGAGAACAGGCCGTACTCGCGCGAATTCGGGAGCTGAACCGCGGGCCGATGGACGACCGCGCCCTTGAGGCGATTTATCGGGAAATCATGTCGGCGGCTCTTGCTGTCGAGGGGCCCTTGAAGATTGGCGTCGCCGGCGCACCTGGCAGCCCGGCGGCGGAGGCCGCGCGCAACCACTTCGGGGCCAGCGCCAAGCTCTGTTATGTCGACCAGCCGTCAAAAGCCGTGGAAGGTATTCGCCGGCGGCGATGGGACGCCCTCTGCATGACGGAACCGGATCTCCCTGCCGCCTGTGCCGATCTGCAGGCGGGACGGCTCCGAGTCTGCGCCCGGGTCGGCAAGGGCATATGCATCTTGGTTCGGAACGATGCGCCGCAACTGGGCGCCGAGCGCGGGCCGATTTCGGGTCGCGGCTCGGCGGATAAGGGGACAACGTGA
- the hisC gene encoding histidinol-phosphate transaminase, with the protein MKLRDIAKPWVGSLETYQPGKPIEEVARELGLGDPLSIVKLASNENALGPSPRALEAMRLAAERMHLYPDGDSYYLREAIAKKFGVSRNEVFIGHGSNEILALLGHAFLEPGVSAVMSEKAFIIYKLVAALYQAEAIETPARNLGHDLDAMLAAIRPDTRLVFIANPNNPTGTFVEPAALDRFLERLPAHVAAVVDEAYLELLPPRLQPDSIRHVRTGRNVFVLRTFSKAHGLAGLRIGYAIAPPDGIDLLNRVRQPFNVNAMAQAAALAALDDEDHIRRTREMVQEGLDQLCQGLAEMGFEYVPSAANFLLVKVGNGRRYFEALLRQRVIVRPVDGYGLPDYIRVSVGTRDENERFLDALAAVRNLPA; encoded by the coding sequence GTGAAGCTCAGAGACATCGCCAAACCGTGGGTTGGCTCGCTCGAGACATACCAGCCGGGAAAACCGATCGAGGAGGTCGCTCGCGAGCTGGGCCTCGGCGATCCATTGTCCATCGTGAAGCTCGCCTCGAACGAAAATGCGCTTGGCCCATCCCCGCGCGCCCTGGAGGCCATGCGCCTCGCAGCCGAGCGAATGCACCTCTACCCGGACGGCGACTCGTATTACCTGCGGGAGGCGATCGCAAAGAAATTCGGCGTCTCACGGAACGAAGTATTTATTGGACATGGCAGCAATGAGATCCTCGCGCTCCTCGGCCACGCATTTCTCGAACCCGGCGTCAGCGCCGTGATGTCCGAGAAGGCCTTCATTATCTACAAGCTGGTGGCCGCGCTATACCAGGCGGAGGCCATTGAAACGCCGGCGCGAAACCTCGGGCATGACCTGGATGCCATGCTGGCTGCCATCCGGCCCGACACGCGCTTGGTTTTCATAGCCAACCCCAACAATCCCACCGGCACGTTTGTTGAGCCGGCCGCACTGGACCGATTTCTCGAGAGATTGCCGGCGCATGTGGCGGCGGTTGTGGACGAGGCTTACCTCGAGCTGCTCCCGCCGCGGCTTCAGCCGGACAGCATACGCCACGTGCGCACGGGCCGGAATGTGTTCGTGCTGAGGACATTTTCCAAAGCCCACGGGCTCGCGGGCCTCCGAATCGGTTACGCGATCGCGCCGCCTGACGGGATTGACCTTCTGAATCGCGTTCGGCAGCCGTTCAATGTGAATGCGATGGCACAGGCGGCGGCGCTGGCGGCGCTAGACGACGAGGATCACATCCGCCGGACCCGCGAGATGGTGCAGGAGGGCCTCGACCAATTGTGCCAGGGCCTCGCGGAGATGGGATTCGAATACGTGCCGTCAGCGGCGAATTTTCTGCTTGTGAAGGTCGGGAACGGGCGACGATATTTTGAAGCTCTGCTTCGGCAACGGGTAATTGTTCGCCCGGTGGACGGGTATGGCTTGCCGGACTACATCCGGGTGAGCGTTGGCACGCGCGATGAAAATGAGCGGTTTCTTGACGCTTTGGCGGCCGTTCGGAATCTGCCCGCCTGA
- the aroF gene encoding 3-deoxy-7-phosphoheptulonate synthase: MIIVLKPDATAEQIAEIEQNIRDWGLRPQTSKGTERTVIGVIGDESLIANKPLDVFPGVESVLRIQKPYKLASREFRPASTNIVIPWGKPGGEPVVIGGDQVIVVGGPCSVEKPEVMLETARHLIACGARMLRAGAFKPRTSPYAFQGLGVEGLRILAEIRRETGLPFVTEVMDTRDVEMVAELADVVQIGARNTQNFSLLKAVGRTRTPVLLKRGIAGTVEELLMSAEYILSQGNDRVILCERGIRTFEKATRNTLDLNAVPVLKKLSHLPVAVDPSHGIGIAEFVVPMALAGVACGADLLLVEMHPEPQKATSDGAQTINPEQFRRLMEGARGVAAAIGRTV; encoded by the coding sequence ATGATCATCGTCTTGAAACCTGATGCGACGGCCGAACAAATCGCGGAAATCGAGCAAAACATCCGGGATTGGGGTCTTCGCCCGCAGACCAGCAAGGGGACCGAACGCACGGTGATCGGGGTCATCGGCGATGAATCCCTCATTGCAAACAAGCCGCTCGACGTCTTCCCGGGTGTGGAGTCAGTACTGCGAATTCAGAAGCCGTACAAGCTAGCGAGCCGGGAATTTCGGCCCGCGTCAACGAATATTGTGATCCCGTGGGGAAAACCTGGCGGCGAGCCGGTGGTGATCGGCGGAGATCAGGTGATCGTTGTCGGCGGTCCATGTTCGGTCGAAAAGCCGGAGGTCATGCTGGAGACCGCCCGTCACCTTATCGCTTGTGGCGCGCGTATGCTGCGAGCTGGCGCTTTCAAGCCGCGAACCTCGCCCTACGCGTTCCAGGGGCTGGGCGTTGAAGGGTTGCGCATTTTAGCGGAGATCCGACGGGAGACCGGTCTGCCGTTTGTCACGGAAGTCATGGACACGCGCGATGTCGAAATGGTGGCGGAGTTGGCGGATGTGGTTCAGATCGGCGCGCGGAACACCCAGAACTTTTCTCTGCTAAAGGCGGTGGGCCGCACCCGGACGCCTGTGTTGCTCAAGCGGGGCATCGCCGGCACCGTCGAGGAACTGCTGATGAGTGCGGAGTATATTTTGAGCCAGGGGAATGACCGGGTCATCCTGTGTGAGCGGGGCATTCGGACCTTTGAGAAGGCGACGAGGAACACACTGGATCTCAACGCGGTGCCGGTCCTCAAGAAGCTTTCGCATCTGCCGGTGGCGGTGGATCCAAGCCACGGCATAGGAATCGCGGAGTTTGTGGTTCCAATGGCCTTGGCGGGTGTTGCCTGCGGCGCCGACCTCCTGTTGGTGGAGATGCATCCAGAACCCCAAAAGGCGACTTCTGACGGCGCCCAGACGATCAATCCCGAGCAATTTCGCCGCCTGATGGAAGGCGCCCGCGGCGTTGCCGCAGCGATCGGGAGGACGGTGTAG